Below is a window of Ralstonia pickettii DNA.
AGTTTTGGCACACCTGTTGCAATAGCATATCCATATTGTTCAATTGGAAGAGTCTGGCGACGCCCCCAGTCGCAAAGGATCACCGATGAGTTTTCTGCGCCTGAACCATGTCTCCAAGCAGTACGGCGACCTCCGGGTCGTCCAGGACTTCAACCTGAACGTGCACAAGGGCGAATTCGTCTCGCTGCTGGGCCCGTCGGGCTGCGGCAAGACGACGACGCTGCAGATGATTGCGGGCTTTGCAGAGGTGACCGAGGGCTCGATCGAGCTGGACGGCAAGGACATCACCCGTGCGAAAGCCAACGCGCGCGGCCTGGGGATCGTGTTCCAGACTTACGCGCTGTTCCCGCACATGACGGTGCGTGAAAACGTTGAATTCGGGCTGGAGATGCGCAAGTGCCCCGCAGCAGAGCGCCGCGAGCGCGCCCTGCAGACGTTGGCGCTCGTGCATCTGGACAAACATATCGATCGCTACCCGCGCGAGCTGTCGGGCGGCCAGCGGCAGCGCGTGGCCCTCGCGCGGGCGCTGGTCATCAAGCCGCCGGTGCTGCTGCTGGACGAGCCCCTGTCGAACCTGGACGCCAAGCTGCGCGAAGAGATGCAGTTCGAACTGCGTGAAATCCAGCGCAAGGTCGGCACGACCACCATCATGGTCACCCACGACCAGGCCGAAGCCATGTCGATCAGCGACCGCGTG
It encodes the following:
- a CDS encoding ABC transporter ATP-binding protein; its protein translation is MSFLRLNHVSKQYGDLRVVQDFNLNVHKGEFVSLLGPSGCGKTTTLQMIAGFAEVTEGSIELDGKDITRAKANARGLGIVFQTYALFPHMTVRENVEFGLEMRKCPAAERRERALQTLALVHLDKHIDRYPRELSGGQRQRVALARALVIKPPVLLLDEPLSNLDAKLREEMQFELREIQRKVGTTTIMVTHDQAEAMSISDRVVVMEAGRITQVDTPLAVYEHPSNAFISTFVGKANLLHAAVESGANGELRASVGSVHLTLPPGTPVSSKVVLALRPEKMTCTADGTGRCEGRVTERFFLGNQWMYTVDTPLGAMLVSAVNDGDAPREVGQTVGVDWQDRYVRVIGTEGNAA